Genomic segment of Paenibacillus sp. FSL R5-0912:
CCGTCTGAGAACGGCGGCAATTCCGTATGCCGCTGAATCATGTCGTAGTCGGTGTAGGGTTTAGCCAGTTGCGGTATGCGGTACGGTTTCATTTCAGCCTCCGAAGCCATTGACGTTTGACTATATCTTTGTTCACAATCTTGTCTATTATATCACATGTTTTTTGGTCACGCACGGTCGTGCATTCTAGTTTCTTTTACCCACTTCAGGGATAAATGAACTGTTTTTTCCACAGCTCGCTTTCACTAATGCGGAAGCCGTTCTTCAGAGAACCGGGCAGCGGGGAATTGCCGGCATTCTGCAGCTCATCCTGCAGCCGGGGAGACCATTCCTTCCGGCGGATGTCACCAGCCAGCAGCAGGCGGCGGGTATCCAGCCATTTATCCTCAGCCACCACACGGAGCAGCAGCTGATCAACATTGCCGGTCTCCTGAAAGGCAAAAGCAATCGCCAGCGCCATGTTCTGATACAGCTCCTGCGGTTCATGGTCATTGCCGGTCACCTTAAGATCCAGAGTTAACACCTGGTCCTTCCAGCCCGCCTTGTCTATAACCAGGCTAAAGGGAATCTCCCCGAGCATATCTACCAGATTGTCATCGCCCAGAACGGTGCTGTCCCGGCTTATAGTCTCCACTGTACCATAGGCGCCCTGGGGGACTGTCCCGAGACTGGCCAGCTGAGGCAGCAGCATGGTAGACGCCGCGGTCAGCAGCAAAACAGTTCCAATCAGCCAGCTCCGGTTCATGACAAGCCCCCTTACTCAGAATTTCCGCTGCGCAGCAGGATTATACCGTACCGCTGACAGCCCTATATCTAGTTATATTTTTAAAAAAAGCAGGCTATGCCTGCTTCTCAGCTTTCACTCTCTAATTGTCCGTGTTTGCTCCAGATTTCAGCTTTGCCGCGGATTTTCATTGCTGAGGTATGATCTGTGAATTGGGCAATGAGGACTTCGCCTTTATCGAGCTTCTCCGTATGGTGAAAGCGGGTATCCAAGCCCCTTGTCAGTCCGATGACCTGAACTCCGTTCTCTTTGGCTTTGATTACGATATAATCGCTGCCTGATGGTGCAGGATTCACTTCATTGTGCTTCTCAGTCATTTATGATCCTCCTTAAAGTTTGGTTAGCCTATGCTTCTAAAAAACAAATGCCGCCTTGGAGGGCGGCATAGTTGTTATTCAAGGACTATGGGATAGATATGTAGAAATCTCTATTTGATTCCGTCTTTCAGCGCTTTACCGGGTTTGAATGCCGGTACCTTGCTCGAAGGAATTTCGATTTCTTCACCAGTCTGCGGGTTGCGGCCTTTGCGTGCGGAACGTTCGCGCACTTCAAAGTTTCCGAATCCAACCAGCTGTACTTTATCTCCGCTTTGCAGCGCACCTGTGATAGCTTCGAAAACGGCATCTACCGCTTTAGTAGCATCTTTCTTGGGAAGTTCAGTTGCTTCTGTAACTACGTTGATCAAATCTGATTTGTTCATGTTTTCTCACCTCCCTGGGCAAATTTCCGGTATCATACACTGTTTCCGTTTCAACGCAAAATATACGTGATAATCCCGTTTATTACTGGATACTGGCGCCTCTCTTCTAGAAGCGCAACAAACTTATAGTAATACAGCCCACCCATAATTTCAAGGCGTTACTCAAAAAAGGAGCAGAAAGTAGCATGTTTCCACCTGTTTTCGGGGTATCGTGCAGTCTATTACTACCAATTATACCGTAAAAACGGAGTCTTCCCTGGGAGAATCCCCCTTTTCTCCGCTGGTAAGCTATCCTCGAAATCTTAAAAATCAGCAGCAAAAAAGAGCGGAAATTCTTCCGCTCTTCTCGCAAGCCTGCTTACATTTAGAGAATGATGGCAATCAGTCCGCCTGAACCTTCGTTAATAATTCGGCCCAGCGTTTCCTGCAGCTTATAGCGGGCATTATCCGGCATCATGGCAATCTTGCCCTGGATGCCCTCACGGACGATGGAATGCAGGGAACGGCCAAAGATATCCGACTCCCAGATCTTGATCGGGTCATTCTCAAAGTCCTGCATCAGGTAACGCACCAGCTCTTCACTCTGCTTCTCTGTGCCGATAATCGGCGAGAATTCAGATTCGACATCGACCCGGATCATATGGATCGAAGGTGCTGTAGCCTTCAGCCGGACTCCGAAGCGGGAGCCCTGACGGATCAACTCAGGCTCATCCAGAGCCATCTCGGCCAAGGATGGGGCTGCGATACCATAACCTGTAGTTTTGACCATCTCCAGTGCTTCCGAGAAGCGGTCATACTCACGTTTGGCATGGGAGAAGTCCTGCATCAGCTGGAGCAGATGGTCTTTGCCGCGGATCTCCACGCCGACCACCTCCATGAGAACCTGATCATACAGCTCTTCAGGAGCGTATAGATCGATCTCCGCTACCCCCTGGCCCATGTTCATGCCGCTGAGGCCAGCCCTGTCGATGAAATCATATTCTGTAAACTGGGAGACGAGCCGGTCCACATCCCGCAGGCGGCGGATATCCTTCACCGTATCGCGGACAGAATTCTCGTAGCTGCTGCGCAGCCAGTGATTCTCGCCCAGCACCATAACCCAGCTTGGCAGATTGACATTAACTTCATGTACTGGGAATTCATACAGCACTTCACGGAGTACCCCGGTCACATCATCTTCCGTCATATTGGCGGCACTGAGTGTCATTACCGGAATATCATATTTGAGCGCGAGCTCGTTGCGCAGCTGCTGTGCTTCCTCACTGCGCGGCCGGGTGGAGTTGAT
This window contains:
- the mtrB gene encoding trp RNA-binding attenuation protein MtrB; protein product: MTEKHNEVNPAPSGSDYIVIKAKENGVQVIGLTRGLDTRFHHTEKLDKGEVLIAQFTDHTSAMKIRGKAEIWSKHGQLESES
- a CDS encoding HU family DNA-binding protein — protein: MNKSDLINVVTEATELPKKDATKAVDAVFEAITGALQSGDKVQLVGFGNFEVRERSARKGRNPQTGEEIEIPSSKVPAFKPGKALKDGIK
- the spoIVA gene encoding stage IV sporulation protein A produces the protein MEKVDIFKDIAERTGGDIYLGVVGAVRTGKSTFIKRFMETIVLPNITSEADRVRAVDELPQSAAGKTIMTTEPKFVPNNAVQIKVAEGLEVNVRLVDCVGYAVEGAKGYEDENGPRMISTPWFEEPIPFQEAAEIGTRKVIQEHSTLGVVVTTDGTIAEIPRNSYVDSEERVIAELKEVGKPFVLVINSTRPRSEEAQQLRNELALKYDIPVMTLSAANMTEDDVTGVLREVLYEFPVHEVNVNLPSWVMVLGENHWLRSSYENSVRDTVKDIRRLRDVDRLVSQFTEYDFIDRAGLSGMNMGQGVAEIDLYAPEELYDQVLMEVVGVEIRGKDHLLQLMQDFSHAKREYDRFSEALEMVKTTGYGIAAPSLAEMALDEPELIRQGSRFGVRLKATAPSIHMIRVDVESEFSPIIGTEKQSEELVRYLMQDFENDPIKIWESDIFGRSLHSIVREGIQGKIAMMPDNARYKLQETLGRIINEGSGGLIAIIL